Below is a genomic region from Vibrio mimicus.
CCCCTTTTCGATGCTCTTTCAGGAGCACAACCTGTTTACCCATCTTACCGTGCGTGAAAACATCGGCTTAGGTTTACATCCTGGCCTCAAATTGAACGCTGAGCAGAAACAGCAAGTCGTGCAAGCGGCAGAGCAGGTTGGGATCTGCGATTATCTCGACAGATTGCCTGAGCAACTTTCAGGGGGACAACGCCAGCGGGTGGCACTCGCGCGCTGTTTTGTGCAGCCCAATCCGATTTGGTTGCTTGATGAGCCTTTTTCGGCACTCGATCCTTTGCTACGTGAAGAAATGCTCGCTTTGGTGAAACAGTTAGCCAGTGAGCGGCAGCGCACTGTTGTGATGGTGACCCACCATCTTAGTGATGCGCGTGCCATCGCCAGCCAAATCGCATTTTTGAGCCAAGGTAAAGTGAAGGTGGTGAGTGATTGTCAGGTGGTGACAGCGCAGCATCCTCATCCTGAACTGGCTCAGTTTGTGGCGGCGGCACTGAGTGAGCCGAAATAACGCTGAGTGAACTGATATACATCGACCGTAAAGAAAAAGGTTAGCTTGCGCTAACCTTTTTTGATGCTCTTGGTTAAAACGAGATGGCTTGCGGCCTCGCGTTTTATTCCGTTGAATCCAGATCGTCTTCACTCTCTTCTTCGATCTCTTGTTTTGCCAACATCGCTTCTTTCAGCAGTTGGAAGATCTCGCGTGAAGATTTCGGCGGCTTATTACCCGCTTTCTCTTTGGTGGCTTGACGCGCTAATAGACGCAGACGTTGACGATCTGCTTCTGGGTATCGCTCCATCGCCACTTCAATCGCGCTATCGCCTTCGGCAACGATGCGATCACGCAGTTGCTCCAGTTTGTGCAGCAGCGCGGTAGTTTGCGAATGTTTGTTGCGCAGTTTATCCAACGCCGTTTGTAGCGGTTCCGGGTCGATATGGCGCATCAGTTTGCCAATGTATTGCAGTTGGCGGCGACGAGCTTCGTTTTTGAAACGCTGCGCATCTTTAATTGCCTCCGCTAAATCTTCTGGCAGCGGGAATTTGGCTAACGCGGAAGGTTTTAACTCAACCAGCTCTTCGCCAAGCTTTTGCAGGGCTAGCATGTCATTTTTCATTTCGGTTCTACTGACCCAAATGATCTCTTCTTCCTCTTCCCA
It encodes:
- the thiQ gene encoding thiamine ABC transporter ATP-binding protein — its product is MLTLEKVRYEYEHEWFEFDLTVADGAIVALMGPSGAGKSTLLSLVAGFIEPVSGSIKVNQQSVLGLAPYQRPFSMLFQEHNLFTHLTVRENIGLGLHPGLKLNAEQKQQVVQAAEQVGICDYLDRLPEQLSGGQRQRVALARCFVQPNPIWLLDEPFSALDPLLREEMLALVKQLASERQRTVVMVTHHLSDARAIASQIAFLSQGKVKVVSDCQVVTAQHPHPELAQFVAAALSEPK
- the yjgA gene encoding ribosome biogenesis factor YjgA gives rise to the protein MARKNQKAPWEEEEEIIWVSRTEMKNDMLALQKLGEELVELKPSALAKFPLPEDLAEAIKDAQRFKNEARRRQLQYIGKLMRHIDPEPLQTALDKLRNKHSQTTALLHKLEQLRDRIVAEGDSAIEVAMERYPEADRQRLRLLARQATKEKAGNKPPKSSREIFQLLKEAMLAKQEIEEESEDDLDSTE